In the genome of Paenibacillus sp. GP183, the window CAGTTCCTATGCTTGGGATTTTCGTCCTTATTACCGTGAAGAATATTGCAAGGAACACCACCTACCATTCAAAAGCAAGAACGATCTTGCCCTTGAAATGATCGAATCATTTTCGGCTATGCCAGATGAACAGGTTTATGTTCTCATGGATAGCTGGTACACCAGTGAGAAGGTCATCAACGCATGCAATATCAAAGGTTTTCATGTCATCGCCGCTGTAAAGACAAACCGACTGATCTGCGTAAGCGGCGTAACGATTTCCATGGCTGATTTCGCTGTCCAGTACCTTCGCAAGTCTGACCTACGCTCCGTTACGGTGGAAAGTCAGGGAACGTTCTGGATTTATGAATATGAAGGTCCGTTAAGTGAAATGGAAAACGTCAAAGCTTTGCTGTCTTGGAAAGATGAATATGTCAATTCGAGCAAACCTCAGGTTTGTCTCCTGTGCACGGATTTAAGCTTGGATCTCGTTACAATCCAACGCTATTATCACGTGCGCTGGAACATCGAAACCGGCTATCGCTATTTCAAAGAACTGCTAGGCTTTGATCAATATCAGTTGCTATCATTTGAAGGCATTCAGCGGTTTTGGGCGATTCAGTTTCTGACGCAGAACTTTTTGGAATCTCAGCGTCAGGACTGGATGAAGAGCGACAAGCATCTTACGCTTGGAGATGTCGTTTACCGAATTCGGCAGGAATATTTCGGGCAAATCATCGTTTACGTGTACCAGCAAGCCCTAGAGAAGAGGCCGTTATTCGACATTCTTAAGCACCTCAAGATACCTGCCTGAGCAACCGAGTTACTCGTCCCGCTACAAATCTGCCCATTTTCGAAAGTTTCGTAGGAAATCGCAACACTCAAGTTAATAATGTCGGGAGACAAGAACATAGTCCGAATGAAGTCTGAGTAAACCGCGGAGTTTATCGGACCAAGTTCTTGTCAATTGGCGTTGACAAGAGCTTGGTCCGATTCCCGGCGATTTAAAGCCAATTGCAGAATGAATCAATATTTACTTCTGATGGAGATTTATCAAAGATAATACATTAAGTAATTTCGAACTGCAGAGCAAACGATAACAGGAATTGAAACGATACATATGATCAAAAAGGGGCAAGTCGAATGTAATCATTCGTCGCCCCTTTTTGTCGTTCAACTCTTCCATCAGTTGTTCGGTTTAATTGTATAAAATTTAGTTTGACCGAACAGATCGTCTGGACTTTTTTAATTCTTGCAACAGAACCAATTTTTGCGACACAACCGAAAATTTTATTAACCAATTTGAAAAGCTTGACAAGCATTAGTTGATTTCGTATATGATAGATGGATTATTACAAAATATTTGGAGTGATTGCTATTCTAAGGCTTTCGATCAATAATCCGGATGAGCTCATAAGAGTAACACATGCGCTTTCAACCGACCTGCGAATTAAAATGATTCAACTTTTGAACAGCAAGAGAATGAATGTGAATGAAATTGCTGAAGCACTGGATATTCCAGTATCTACAGCGGCATCCAATGTTAAGGTATTGGAACAGGCCAAACTTATTGAAACTGAGTTTCTCCCTGCCTCGAGAGGTGCCATGAAGGTGTGCAGCCGAACGTATGACGACATTAATATTAAACTGAATTCACTAATCTATGAGCGTGTTGATGGGAAGCATTGCTACGAAATCGAAATGCCCATTGGAAGCTTTACGTCTTGCGAAGTCTCTCCAACTTGTGGGATGATTAATGACGAGAAGGCCATCATACCTGAGGATTCACCCGCAGGCTTTTTCCATCCTAATCGATTCACAGCGCAGCTGATCTGGCTTCGTAAAGGGTATTTGGAATA includes:
- a CDS encoding transcriptional regulator translates to MDYYKIFGVIAILRLSINNPDELIRVTHALSTDLRIKMIQLLNSKRMNVNEIAEALDIPVSTAASNVKVLEQAKLIETEFLPASRGAMKVCSRTYDDINIKLNSLIYERVDGKHCYEIEMPIGSFTSCEVSPTCGMINDEKAIIPEDSPAGFFHPNRFTAQLIWLRKGYLEYRYPLDLPSHVRIQSIQFSMEICSEAPNYDNNWPSDITLWINGVEIGTWTSPGDFGGRRGKLNPAWWLETGTQFGSLKTWSVDEIRSTLDNIELSDTNLLQLSLLSNSFVDLRIGVKEEARYKGGLNLFGKHFGDYEQDIVMKIYYTF
- a CDS encoding IS701 family transposase, with product MVSLYLPIVKFILALKLEFSKPQLGHLFTLVHGIILCAGRKNITQIQQAARGDRHLSNVTNFLNHSPWCVNRMQRRRMHFVMDKIRAKRAKSGDARQLIFFIVDDTCCKKETSTKKMEALSFQYSHEAGKSVWCHCVVTAHVVSESSSYAWDFRPYYREEYCKEHHLPFKSKNDLALEMIESFSAMPDEQVYVLMDSWYTSEKVINACNIKGFHVIAAVKTNRLICVSGVTISMADFAVQYLRKSDLRSVTVESQGTFWIYEYEGPLSEMENVKALLSWKDEYVNSSKPQVCLLCTDLSLDLVTIQRYYHVRWNIETGYRYFKELLGFDQYQLLSFEGIQRFWAIQFLTQNFLESQRQDWMKSDKHLTLGDVVYRIRQEYFGQIIVYVYQQALEKRPLFDILKHLKIPA